From Neobacillus sp. PS2-9, the proteins below share one genomic window:
- the sdaAB gene encoding L-serine ammonia-lyase, iron-sulfur-dependent subunit beta, translating to MKYRSVFDIIGPVMIGPSSSHTAGAARIGRVARSLFGREPKWANISLYGSFAKTYKGHGTDVAIVGGLLDFDTDDKRIINAIDIAEASGMKLRFIEEDAVTDHPNTARIFIGDHDGELELVGISIGGGKIEITELNGFELKLSGNHPAILVVHNDRFGAIAAVSNTLAKYEINIGHMEVARKEKGKLALMTIEVDQNMDDSILLELEKLPNILKVTKIVD from the coding sequence GTGAAGTATAGAAGTGTGTTCGACATTATTGGTCCGGTTATGATAGGCCCATCCAGTTCACATACGGCAGGGGCCGCGAGAATAGGTCGTGTGGCAAGAAGTTTATTTGGCAGAGAACCCAAATGGGCAAATATCTCATTGTATGGGTCCTTTGCAAAAACGTATAAGGGTCATGGAACAGATGTAGCCATTGTTGGTGGATTATTAGATTTTGACACAGATGATAAAAGAATTATAAATGCGATTGATATCGCAGAAGCTAGTGGCATGAAATTACGTTTTATAGAAGAAGATGCTGTGACAGATCATCCCAATACAGCTAGAATCTTCATTGGCGATCATGATGGGGAACTAGAGTTAGTAGGAATCTCAATAGGCGGTGGGAAAATTGAGATTACTGAGCTTAATGGCTTTGAACTAAAGTTATCAGGGAACCATCCTGCTATTCTTGTTGTTCATAACGACCGTTTTGGAGCCATAGCTGCTGTTTCCAACACTCTTGCTAAATATGAAATAAATATTGGTCACATGGAGGTAGCCCGAAAAGAAAAAGGGAAACTGGCACTGATGACTATTGAAGTGGATCAAAATATGGATGATAGCATTTTACTAGAGCTTGAAAAACTTCCAAATATTTTAAAAGTGACCAAAATTGTAGATTAA
- the sdaAA gene encoding L-serine ammonia-lyase, iron-sulfur-dependent, subunit alpha, with translation MFRNVAELVELANSQNKKISEIMIEQEVSVTGRTREEVFAFMDRNLKVMEEAVERGIKGVSSHSGLTGGDAVLLQKYIEKGNFLSGETILDAVSKAVATNEVNAAMGTICATPTAGSAGVVPGTLFAVQRKLKPTREQMISFLFTAGAFGFVVANNASISGAAGGCQAEVGSAAGMAAAAIVELAGGTPEQCAEAMAITLKNMLGLVCDPVAGLVEVPCVKRNAMGAANAMVAADMALAGITSRIPCDEVIDAMYKIGQSMPTALKETAQGGLAATPTGRRLEAKIFGIPLKDSESKS, from the coding sequence GTGTTTCGTAATGTTGCTGAATTAGTCGAACTTGCCAATAGTCAAAATAAAAAAATCTCAGAAATTATGATAGAACAGGAAGTTTCCGTTACAGGGCGAACAAGAGAAGAAGTCTTTGCATTTATGGACCGAAATCTAAAAGTGATGGAAGAAGCTGTTGAAAGAGGGATAAAAGGAGTTTCCTCTCATTCTGGATTAACCGGAGGCGATGCAGTTCTTTTACAAAAGTATATTGAAAAGGGTAATTTCTTATCAGGAGAAACGATTCTTGATGCAGTAAGTAAAGCTGTCGCTACGAATGAAGTGAATGCAGCAATGGGAACCATCTGTGCTACACCAACGGCAGGTTCTGCTGGTGTAGTTCCAGGAACCTTATTTGCTGTTCAAAGGAAGCTTAAGCCAACTCGGGAGCAAATGATTTCCTTTCTATTTACTGCAGGGGCATTTGGTTTTGTTGTTGCAAATAATGCTTCTATCTCAGGTGCTGCTGGAGGCTGTCAGGCGGAAGTTGGGTCAGCTGCTGGAATGGCTGCGGCTGCAATTGTTGAACTGGCAGGCGGTACCCCGGAGCAGTGCGCAGAAGCGATGGCCATTACACTAAAGAACATGCTTGGTTTAGTTTGTGACCCAGTTGCAGGGCTTGTAGAGGTTCCGTGTGTGAAACGAAATGCGATGGGTGCTGCAAATGCGATGGTTGCAGCTGATATGGCGTTAGCAGGCATTACAAGTCGTATTCCATGTGATGAGGTCATTGACGCCATGTATAAAATTGGTCAATCGATGCCTACAGCACTAAAAGAAACTGCGCAGGGAGGGTTGGCGGCTACACCGACAGGTCGAAGACTCGAAGCGAAGATTTTCGGTATACCGCTCAAAGATAGTGAATCCAAATCTTAA